A genomic region of Herpetosiphonaceae bacterium contains the following coding sequences:
- a CDS encoding beta-ketoacyl synthase N-terminal-like domain-containing protein, with protein MSSADGFKTDIAVIGMAGRFPGAADADELWQNLRDGKESIIPFSDDDLAAAGIDPSVLADPQYVKRRGFLSNIAAFAASFFGFTPREAEITDPQQRFFLECAWEALEHAGYDSEQFSGLIGVYGGTSSNSYQHLVHAHAQTLKAVGHLQADIGNARDYLTTRVSYKLNLQGPSVVVQTACSTSLVAVHIACQSLLSGECDMALAGGVSIQVPQQAGYFYQEGGVAAPDGRCRAFDARAQGAVPGSGVGIVVLKRLQDALDAGDTIHAAIKGSAINNDGATKAGFTAPSVDGQARVIVEALSLAGVDPETISYVEAHGTGTVLGDPIEIKALTEAFRTGIDQTQFCAIGSVKTNLGHLDVAAGVTGLIKVILALKHRQIPASLHFETPNPALDLASSPFFVNTALSEWRSAGPRRAGVSSFGIGGTNAHVIVEEAPPLAPTTAARPWQVLVISAKTSTALEQATSNLVAHLEANPQLDLADVAYTLQCGRRTFEHRRMLICRDRDDALDALRRHDPARIYTAWQPDS; from the coding sequence ATGAGTAGCGCGGACGGGTTCAAGACGGACATTGCGGTGATTGGCATGGCCGGTCGCTTTCCGGGCGCGGCAGATGCCGACGAGCTGTGGCAGAACTTGCGCGACGGCAAAGAGAGCATTATTCCGTTCTCGGATGACGATCTGGCGGCAGCCGGGATCGATCCGAGCGTGCTTGCCGATCCGCAGTATGTCAAACGCCGGGGCTTTCTGAGCAACATCGCGGCCTTTGCGGCGTCGTTCTTCGGCTTCACGCCGCGCGAGGCGGAGATCACCGATCCGCAGCAGCGCTTCTTTCTGGAATGTGCCTGGGAAGCCCTGGAGCACGCGGGCTACGACTCCGAGCAGTTTTCGGGTCTGATCGGCGTGTATGGCGGGACCAGCTCCAACAGCTATCAGCATCTCGTGCATGCGCATGCCCAGACGCTTAAGGCTGTCGGCCACCTGCAGGCCGACATCGGCAATGCGCGCGACTACCTGACGACGCGCGTCTCCTACAAGCTTAATCTGCAAGGTCCGAGCGTCGTCGTGCAGACCGCGTGCTCCACCTCGCTGGTTGCGGTGCATATAGCCTGCCAAAGTCTGCTCAGCGGCGAGTGCGATATGGCGCTGGCGGGCGGCGTCTCGATCCAGGTGCCGCAGCAGGCGGGCTACTTCTATCAGGAGGGCGGCGTTGCCGCGCCCGATGGCCGCTGCCGCGCCTTCGACGCGCGGGCGCAGGGAGCGGTGCCCGGCAGTGGCGTGGGGATCGTGGTGCTCAAGCGGCTTCAGGACGCGCTCGACGCCGGCGATACGATCCATGCGGCGATCAAAGGCTCGGCGATCAACAACGACGGCGCGACCAAAGCCGGATTTACCGCGCCCAGCGTCGACGGGCAGGCGCGCGTGATCGTCGAGGCGCTCAGCCTGGCGGGCGTCGATCCCGAAACGATCTCGTATGTCGAGGCCCACGGCACCGGCACGGTTCTCGGCGATCCGATCGAGATCAAGGCGCTGACCGAGGCCTTCCGCACCGGGATCGACCAGACACAGTTCTGCGCGATCGGCTCCGTGAAAACCAACCTCGGTCATCTGGACGTGGCCGCTGGCGTGACCGGCCTGATCAAGGTGATCCTGGCGCTCAAGCATCGCCAGATCCCCGCGAGTCTGCACTTCGAGACGCCCAATCCCGCGCTCGATCTCGCCAGCAGCCCGTTCTTTGTCAACACCGCGCTCAGTGAGTGGCGCTCGGCAGGGCCGCGCCGCGCCGGTGTCAGCTCGTTTGGCATCGGCGGCACGAACGCCCATGTGATCGTGGAAGAAGCGCCGCCGCTCGCGCCCACAACGGCGGCACGGCCCTGGCAGGTGCTCGTCATCTCCGCCAAAACGAGCACCGCGCTTGAGCAGGCGACGAGCAATCTGGTCGCGCATCTTGAGGCCAATCCCCAGCTCGATCTGGCCGATGTCGCGTACAC